The region CCAAAGAACCCACCGACCAATGGATCATCCCGTACCCGACGCATTTGGCTACATTTACGGCAGAATTCAATGCTTGGATTGATGCTACGGGTGGTCCTCAAGAGAATGTCTTTATAGACCTTGCAGAAGATTGAGACTAGGATTTATGTTTGTTAATTTGTATCTATGACATATGAACCACTAATTAGAAGTTCAAAGTATTATGATTCAGTATTAAACTGTTTGAATATGTGCATTTTATCTGTTTCTGCCCTGCAATGTAGCTGGTTATGAGAATTTGTGGTTTCTGCCTGCATTGTTTCTGGTACTGTCATTTTAACTGGTTAACAGGATTTCGGAACACCGGTTTCCGAAGTTCTTCAGAATGCTAATGTCCGTACTATTACAGTCAGGTAACTTGCCACCCCATTTGTTTTCACCATTCGGAAGGCTATAGTCCGAATCTAATAGTTCGAAACTATGGAGTCCGAAATGTTTCGAAAGTCTCCTTTCCATTTCCATGCGTGTACTAAGATTTGGCACCCCAAGTAATCTTCGACATTACGGTTTCCGAGACATTTCGGAATTACAGTATCCGAAATGGTGCCATTTCTTCCTATGCTTCCATGAGTTGGCACGATTGACATTTACTTTCCGAGCAACTTCGGAATCTGGGGATCCgaactttaatttttttcccctCTTTAATAACTAGTTTTTATTtctcattttagttttaaatCTCTCCATCACTATCCACAACCAACCTCATTACTCTCAACCAACCACAACCAACCTCATTACTAtccaccaccaacaacaaccaaccCCATTAATCCTTCATCTATAAATTTGCTTGATTTACGCTTTCTGGTATTCATCCTCTCCTTTCATTCTTTCAACGAaaccttcaaaatcaaaatggaaCAAGATTTGCCCACCTTCATCCGCCCTTGAAAACTCCGAGGCAACTCTTCTGCAAGTTCTCATCCTCTCATTCCCGGCCCTGCTGGTGTCGTCCAGGCCGCCATGATTCAACGCAGCTCCACCACCGACGGACACCTCATTCCAACCCAACAATTTGTTAGGCGAGTCGTCGAAGACGGTCACGACACTGATCCCGATTTTCACTCCAATGCTTGGCTTTCAGCCCTGCAATTAGGCGGATCTGCAACTCCTCTGGGTTCCATCACTCACCATCTAGAAAGGGTCGATCTCATCGTCGCAGTTATCAAATCATGCACACCAAACGGATTCGGCGATGTGTCAGTTACACTGAAGGTATTTCCATCTTCCGCGTTCTTTTTCATCAATGTCATGGTATTTAAATGTCCTCTGTCATGCCATATGAGTTTGAGTTTCAGGATCCTACGGGCACTGTCGGTGCTATTGTCCATCACAAGGTTTTCACTGAAAGCGAATTTGCGAAGGACATAAATGTTGGATCTGTTATGCTTATCCAGAAGGTTTATTATTtctaaccgacttgactattgTTTCTACTTCTTTAGACAAGTTGAACATTGTTTCTTCCTTTTTTGCTTTTAGGTAGCTGTGTTTTCTCCTAGAAAATCTAATTGTTACCTGAACATAACATTGCCCAACATAGTTAAGGTATGAAAATCTTTTTTacacatatataattaaaataaaagtgacTGTAGATTTTTACAGATCTCAATTTTCATTTATGTGAATATTCACAGGTATTCTCCAGTGACTGTGGACCTCCATCAGAAACATTCACCGACATTACAGAAGATTGATTAATGTTATTTGGCTAATTTTGAATTATTTGTAACTTTAAAAAATCCTTGACCTGGATTATGTAGGCTATGTTGCTTCCCTTGAATTATGTACGTTATTTTGCTTCAATTGGATTATGTGCGTTATTTtacttcccattggattttgtttgttattttacttgatttaaaaagagataaaaatgtaATCAAATCAAGTAAAGCGTGATAATGTGAAATCCAAACTAATAATGCGATAAAAGTACAGACCGATAGTAAAGCGTGTACAAACTAATAGTGCGATAAAAGTACACATACTAATAATGTCACTGTCCCCTACCCCTACGACCCACCCTACCCCTACGACCTCTGCCTCCGCCTCTGCCACCTCCTCTatctccacctccacctccgccTCCTCCTCTGCCTCGACCTCTGCCTCCTCGTACACCAACGAAAGCGACCCCCTGGGTCCTGCTCAAGTCTCTGATGACAGTGAGGCACTTCTCTAATAAAGTGCGGGAGCGTGTAACTCTAGGGGGACCGCCGTCGACCTCAAGTCCCTGCTCTAGCAAATCAACGGCCCGACACAAAGAAGcctgaaaataaatcaatatacATGTTAGTAAACCGCATACACAAAACCACAAATGCATAAAGAAAATTAAGTTCACACTTACCACAGCACTGAGATCGGCCCTACTCTCATCCGGGATGATGAACCGGTGAGATACACCGGTGTACCAGTCCAGGTAATCATCTACTGCCGCTCCATCCACTATACTAGGGACGCCCTCTGGAATCAAGTGTGGCTCATAATCCAGGTATGCTGCATCAACGACCTCCGCAGCAGAACTCATGCCCATCACGACAGATGGGTGTCGCGGGATAGGCTGCACGTACCCAAACTGCCGCAGCACACGCTCAGGAAGATGAGGTCGCACGACCGCCCGGATGGGAGTCCGGATGTAGCCTGAGTATAAAGCTCGGACGTccagctctctgtgattctTGTGCTCCTCATACGGTGTCCATATGACGTCCTCTGCCGTCATCTCATCGAAGAGAACTAGCCTCTCCATCAGTCCTGCATGCCCAGCCCGTGACTCCATCCACTTGCACGCTCTGGGCTGGTCCTCCGTGTACTCGGGGACCTCAATCCGCTGAATAATGGTGGGTGGGAAGTGCTCAAACACCCAAGCTACCAGGAGGGAAGAGCAACCGTTCATCCGCTTAGTCTTCCTCCGTGAGGCATGACCAAGTGCATCATACAGTGTAGCTAGCGCAATGGCGCCCCACGCATACTCTGACACCCGATCAAGGTGCTGCAACATGCCGATCCAATCGACAGAAGTGTAGTGTCCTCCACTCTTGTTCGCAAACAAGGTCGAGCCGAGGAGGTGAAGTAGCCACATCCGTGCTGCATGGTCATGCCGATGCTCTAAAGTACAATAAAGAAACCATTAATCATTTAATTCACATATAATAAttgcaaataaattaaatatatagtaTAACTAACCAGCAAGAGCCCTAGTATATAGAGTCTGCAAGAACCCGAACCGCAAGCCAATGGTCTTCACCGCCTTAAACTCCATGATGTAGTCTGTGGCTACCCCTCCTAAGAGCAGAACACAGGTCTCCGCTGCCTGTTCTCTGCTGGCCTGTCCGGGAGTATAAAACCTATCACTCATCGGCAGATGAAGGATAGATGATACGTCAtccagggtgatagtcatctccccgaacggcatgtggaagctgctGGTATCCTCATGCCATCTCTCGACGAGGGCAGATAGAAGGGGTGTGTCTATCTCCGGATAGGTGCACCTGAAGAGCGGATAGAGTCCGGTCCCCTCCACACGCTGACGAACAGCGCTCATATCGTCTCCCTCGCCCTCACACGTCAGCTTTGCCAGCTTCATCCCAGCGCTGGAAAACTTCAACACACCTCGATCGGGGTAACGCGGGTCGGTGCCTATAATATGATGCCACAGACACGGCGCAACGTGATGTGGGTAACAGACCAAAAGTGACAGATCATCAGGCCCCCTGGAAACGGTGCCTCTGTCTGGACCGGCACCTCATCCCGTCGTGCTCCAGCATCACCCTCAAGCTCCACACCAACCTCAGGATCCACATCAACCTGAAGCTCCACATCAACCTCAGGCTCCACATCAACCTCATGCTCACTCTCTGTCGAACTCTGAGGAGTCATCTGACGAGAAGGCGGAGAAGGCTCGGGAGTAGTCTGACGAGAAGGCTCAGGAGTCATCTCACAAGGGTCTCGACGCTCCTCATATGATGTCCCACCAACATCCTGGTCCTCACCAAATCTTCCTCTGACTCTACGATAAGAAGCATGCAGCCGTCTGTGGCGATCCTCAACATCCTCCGGGGTTGTGTGGCGATCCTCAACATCCTCAGTGGCATCATGGGAGCTCCCAGCAACATGTGATTTCCTGCGCCCTTGGCTCTTCCTCTTAGCcatctattaaaaaataatactcaTCAGATAATTGCAAAAGTACCAATTGATGAGCTTTATAACTGAATATTCATGCAATCAGCAAGAAATATGTACCAAGACAGATTATCAACTTAATATTCATGCAATCAGCTGAAAGCTAGAAGAAACTAAGATTATCAACTTAATATTCATGCAATCAACTGAAAACTAGAAGAAACTAAGATTATCAACTTAATATTCATGCAATCAGCTGAAAGCTAGAAGTAACTTAATATTCAAGAGGCTACAAATATCAACCAAGACAGGTTATTTACCTCTGATAAACTGAACAGTgatttctgtttgttctttgaTTGCAACTCTAATCTTTTCAACAGTTTCCTGATCAATAAACCAGTatatgtaaataaaaagaatgtcTAACATACTTGATCAATAAGCATGTCTAGCATATTTATGTACTGAAAAGAATAAACCAGTATATGTAAATGCTACTCAACTTGAAGATAGTTTTCTAAGAATGAAAACTGAAAGTACGGAGGGCAAAACATGTATCAAGTGTGTTGAGGATGTTTAGATCAACTTTTCTTTAAACATGATCAATAGTAAAAGAAACAAACAGAAATGgaacaaaattgattatgacaGTTCACATATTAGATCTGAAACCTTAAGTAATATAAGTATAACCTATAGGATTCCAAAGAAAGAACATGGAGAATTAACAGAAAGAGCTAAACAAATGAAGATGTATAATtgaaaaaactgaagaaaatggagaatgAAATTCTACCCAAGTTTTTTTCCTTCACAGAGAATCTCTTCTTTAATTCTTAAACAATCAATTGTACAGAATGAATTCCTACCTACCTTGATTTTCCAATCCTTTTGAATCCCCTTCTAGCTAACTATCTAATGGACTAACTAATTAACTTCACAATTATCACAATGACTCAGCAATTGGGGAATAGGACATTGCCATTATCAAAATGAGTACAACCATATAAGGTTTTGAGGCTTTAGATACTGAGGCAGTTaagttagttcagtgtattgaGATTTGAGACATTATTGTACAACTGCAATCACAGTGTATTAATTGCAGCTCATGGCTAGAGGTGGCATCACCAAATCAACCTTGCTGATTCTCCGGTAAATTATCATTAATCAGTCTCTTAATGACAAATTCAAAGGCATTACAAAGTTCTTATCAATTGGTTTCATAGTCTTGTCCAGATTTTTTATTAACAAGTGAAATGTGTCAATGTCATGCAGGGGAGCTAGGCGGGCAGAGAATAGGGTCATGAAGTTCTCAGGGACTACTGCTAAAGCAGCTGCTGCAGAAAGCTCTGAAGAAGGAGTTCCAAAGATTATTAGTGGGAAGACAGAGGATTCTTCAGCAATCTGGGTTCCACACCCACGCACAGGAATTTACTACCCAAAAGGCCATGAGTGTGTGATGGAAGATGTTCCAGAAGGTGCTGCTCGTTTCACTCAGACTTACTGGTTCAGAAATGATGATGGTGTGGGATGTACCAACACCCAACCTTGATGCTCCACAATATTCCCACTAATAGGTATCACTAGTTAATGAAGGGAGATTAGCTTCTacgtttcagaattgattctgagaataGAGATGTTAATTCAAATATACTAGTGTGTTTGTTTCATACTttcatgtaaccaaaaaaaaaacttcaatcaAATATAAATGAGGTTGAAAGTGCATGTGTAATGTTGCCTTCACCTTATCTCATAAGTCCCTGACATTTGTATATTGTCATTATAAAAGAAAGAGTTTTAGTTTAAAAGGAAATCTAATAATGACTAGTTCCATGAAAGCTTCTAATTCAAATGCATATTTTCTAATATAAGGGGGCAGAGCAGCAgcaaaaaaaaagtacaaagATATTACTCACGTATCATGAATGCATTAATGCTAACCAAGTTATTGGAAGAAAAGAATAACTTGGTTCAATTGACAGGTATACAGAAACAAAGTCAATGAGTGTATTCACTGCTATGTTGGAATGATCTTCATACTTCAGTTATAAACTATCTATATTAGATCAATAAGCATGAATCATTGACTAAAAAATAACATTGAATGTAACAGCAGTTTCATGTAACTTCAGCTATAAACTATCTATATTCACTGCTATGTTGGAGTTTCATGTATGTAACAGCAGTCCAAAACAAGCAGACCAAACCCAAGACTGCTCATGGCACCCCAAAATCCACAAAATTTCTTCCTCATCATAGCAGTTAAACCAAATCGCACCCCACACCCCACAATCCCTGAGAGTTAAACCAAACCGCACCCCACAATGGTATCTCAGCAGCATAaatccctaaaccctaaaccaaacCGCACCCCACAATCCCCAAATCCCTAAAACCCCAAATAACAACCTCATCCCCAAACCGCACCAAACTATTCGAATTCCAAACCCTAACATACGAATTGAATTGAATACAACAactagatgatgaagaagatgaaggctcTTACCTCTACCGTTCCAGGAGCCCGTTCCAGTTGACGAAGATGATGAAGGTTTGGAGGGAGAAAATCGCGAGAGCTTCGGAAATGAGAGACCAAGAAGGGTTTCAGAATGAAAGGTTTCGGAATGAAATGGGACTGACCGTGTTTTGTTTTAATACTAACAGTATTCGGAACTGTTCCTTCCGAATCATTTAGGAATACCGGAATCCGAAAGCCTTCGGATATTGTTGTTCCGAAAATAAACACGCAGGGACATTATGGTATTTTCCCACACTTAAGTGGGGTGGCATTTCTAAGCTctggggtgccaaatccaggGCTCTCACGAAATTGTAATATGAACCATCAGATCTTCTTTTTTGGATGAGGGAGAAGACGCACGACGGAGACGAGATTCGCGGTGGTCGGAGAAACTGAAGGGTGCGAGGGTTCTGGGTCGAAGGAGGTGGTGGCGGTTTGGGGGTGAGGGAAAAGGTGGACTGAGAGAGGGGATGAGAGTGGAGAAGAGATGAAGGTTGAGTGAAGAGTAAGAGGTGGCAGCaatgttttggaagaaaaagaagaatattTGAATGAGTTTGATTTTCTGGCTTTTACTTGTTGTTTATGGGTTTGATTTGAATGGGTTTTTGTAGTTATTCTTGGGGTTTGATTTTTGCAATTAGGGGGAGGGGATTCTTCAATAAATGGTTGAAGAAGATGTAGTTGTGGGTGTTGTTTTGGGCtttattttttagtattttGTTAAGATGAGGTTGTGGGTGGTGTATTTTTGAAGAATACGGGGAAGATGATCAACATGGTGGAGAGAATATGattggggatgaagatgatgggttaaagtgaagttttaacttttttttggttttagtccctctgcATATTCTACTtgtaattaaaataattcaaaaccgGCTAAACAATTGACATGTCAGCAGTCACCTAAAAGTTGACATGTCACATCAACGGTCAAAATGGTCAAATGACGGAAAACAAACGATTTACTAAGTAAAGGGACATAAACCATCAGAAATTTAATTGAGGGACGAAAATCAAAATTTTGCTATAGTTCAGGGACGAAAATAATATTTAACCCTAATAAATAATActacctccggtcctatttataagcatgaaagagaagaaaaattttgttcctttttataagaaccaaatgaaagtttgagctatattaattatttttttcccatgatgcccttattaattctaacttgttaaatatgtctcattaattattctctctctttcccactttacAACACTAATatcaaagggtaattttggaagtttattttgattcaagacatatttaatgtattttatctagtttaactacatttcttaaactatgtgatttttttttgttacttataAATAAAAGAGCGGATGTAGCACTTAGATGTTAAAGAAAAAggttaaaagaaaaaagaggaaaaaaacaTCGGCCATGTCCCGGTCTCTCCATCGCTTTTTCTCTGTCTTCAATCTTTTTCGCTTTTGTCTTTCTTTGTCCTTTGATTGTTAatagtaattaattaataataataataatattcttccTCTCTTCACATGAAAAGAGTCTACATGGTGTcagcttgtgaagaagaaatgTGAGAACGATCGATCTTAGCTGACAGTTCTAGTGCAAGTGCAGTGTAACAGCCAACCCAGCTAATATCGAATGGGGTCCGAGCAAAATCGATTTCCTCAGCATGAAAGagtatttctctctctctctctctctctctctcgatcttTGCAAATTTCATTTCTAAATTACTCACCTACAATTGTGCTTTTTACATTATTTGCGAGTGATAGAAAAGGGTTTTTGGGGTTAGATCTGATCTGAGGTTCCTACTACTAAACCTCAGATCTCACATCAAACCACGATAATTGCATTTAAAACCACTAACTGCCACCAATGCTTTTTCTGTTTCGCCTTCTGGTTTGCATCCATTAGTGTACATGACATTATGGACGCCAAACAATTTGATTTTCTTATTTTAGCACCACTTGTAGGAGGTGAggtcatttcatttcatttgatCTCATTGTTCAATGAATTATTAGTTTCTAAAGCTGCTTCATTTTAAATTAGAGTCACCACCCATGTACTTTGCTTCAATTTTTAGTCACAGCATCGATCCTTAGTAGTCTTCTGAATATCAGGCTCCTTAGTAGTCTTCTGCAGTCAAAATAACAAATCAAACCATACTGTTAATAACTGATCGAGAGTGAGTGAGTGTTTCTTTCTTTCCGGGTACTAATAGAAAGAAAATCTCATGTTTTAAAGTTTCTCAGATTTTCTGAGATTTATAATTTCATATACTTGTGCAAATTCACAAACAAAATCAGATTGAAAAACTGTGTTGCTTATTTTCTGTGTTACCTTGATTCTTGAACCACATATCCAAGATCATTCAACACTTAAGTAAGGGAAGAGTTTGGCAAGGGGAATTATAATATCAAAGAAGCAGCCATAATTCCCTGAGATAACTACCTACTAGTTCTTACATTGACAAGCAAGTTCTGTCATTTGGAGTAagttatttattgttttttgtTAGAGAAATGTTATGGTACAAAACTTGTTTGCATGATGAGAATACGAGTATATATGGCATCATACAATATTTATCTATTCTCCATGTATTcttacaatcaacaagattggtAGTATGCTGGTAACTTTTTTTGTACAAAATGTTTTGTACCAAATAGTGCAGCTCTTTTGATTAATATTGGGTTTTCTCATCCAGTTTCTTACTATTTCTTTTGATTAGCTTCCATAACTGGTCT is a window of Lotus japonicus ecotype B-129 chromosome 5, LjGifu_v1.2 DNA encoding:
- the LOC130717300 gene encoding protein MAIN-LIKE 1-like: MSAVRQRVEGTGLYPLFRCTYPEIDTPLLSALVERWHEDTSSFHMPFGEMTITLDDVSSILHLPMSDRFYTPGQASREQAAETCVLLLGGVATDYIMEFKAVKTIGLRFGFLQTLYTRALAEHRHDHAARMWLLHLLGSTLFANKSGGHYTSVDWIGMLQHLDRVSEYAWGAIALATLYDALGHASRRKTKRMNGCSSLLVAWVFEHFPPTIIQRIEVPEYTEDQPRACKWMESRAGHAGLMERLVLFDEMTAEDVIWTPYEEHKNHRELDVRALYSGYIRTPIRAVVRPHLPERVLRQFGYVQPIPRHPSVVMGMSSAAEVVDAAYLDYEPHLIPEGVPSIVDGAAVDDYLDWYTGVSHRFIIPDESRADLSAVASLCRAVDLLEQGLEVDGGPPRVTRSRTLLEKCLTVIRDLSRTQGVAFVGVRGGRGRGRGGGGGGGGDRGGGRGGGRGRRGRVGRRGRGQ
- the LOC130717301 gene encoding uncharacterized protein LOC130717301; amino-acid sequence: MARGGITKSTLLILRGARRAENRVMKFSGTTAKAAAAESSEEGVPKIISGKTEDSSAIWVPHPRTGIYYPKGHECVMEDVPEGAARFTQTYWFRNDDGVGCTNTQP